The Schizosaccharomyces pombe strain 972h- genome assembly, chromosome: I genome contains a region encoding:
- the mtf2 gene encoding translation protein — protein sequence MRVCRTLKISIKSFPSSLSLLSLYKRRLHKSTSHSSTATSSHYSKNNLPSDSPDLLFDYFIDGHKIHVNPNAVEPLHLRRNADVVGFSLPHGVKQSFENYIQKYPLSDQVENSSNIYDPSSPPDSPRKQQTHLGTIPPEHPDVFFHNLKKKLDSLHTHSSPLTVYRNHLLTCETDSALAQLFKSEIYQQLSDFRRDFPLSHALRDTMLIARLNFLNPMLALSFFQAVKKHSPNAYVRGCSAPVYNQAILSVWQGCKDPNFVLHLLGEMRENVVMRDSETREAINIVYKDVNEWPKQLLFSQNRILEKLKIFLLP from the coding sequence ATGCGTGTGTGTagaactttaaaaatttccatCAAATCATTTCCCTCCTCTCTTTCCCTCTTATCACTCTATAAACGTCGGCTGCACAAATCCACGTCTCACAGTTCTACCGCTACTTCCTCTCATTACTCAAAAAACAATCTCCCTTCAGATTCGCCGGATCTCTTGTTTGACTACTTTATCGATGGTCACAAAATTCACGTCAATCCTAATGCCGTCGAACCCCTGCACCTTCGAAGAAACGCGGACGTTGTAGGCTTTTCCTTGCCTCATGGCGTCAAACAATCTTTCGAAAATtacattcaaaaatatcCTTTAAGTGATCAAGTAGAAAACTCCTCCAATATTTACGATCCCAGTTCCCCACCTGACTCCCCCCGTAAACAGCAAACTCATTTGGGGACAATTCCACCTGAACATCCGGATGTCTTTTTccataatttaaaaaaaaaactggATTCTTTGCATACCCATTCCTCTCCTCTTACAGTTTATCGTAACCACCTTCTTACCTGCGAAACTGACAGCGCCTTGGCACAACTCTTTAAATCGGAAATTTACCAACAACTCAGTGATTTCCGCAGAGATTTTCCCTTGTCGCATGCTCTCCGAGACACTATGCTGATAGCCcgattgaattttttgaatcctATGCTTGCACTGTCCTTCTTTCAAGCTGTAAAAAAGCACAGTCCTAATGCATATGTTCGCGGTTGCTCCGCCCCGGTATACAACCAAGCAATCCTCTCTGTATGGCAAGGATGTAAAGATCCAAATTTCGTTTTGCATTTGCTTGGCGAGATGAGGGAAAACGTTGTCATGCGTGATTCTGAAACGAGAGAAGCCATAAACATCGTGTATAAGGACGTCAACGAATGGCCAAAGcaacttttattttctcaaaatcGCATTTTGGAAAAGCTCAAAATCTTCTTGTTACCTTAA
- the med18 gene encoding mediator complex subunit Med18, giving the protein MQELYLLGVVPSRRFEAVVNSLSKTLDGPKTILEFWVVYRPKDVPPNLPRQPDSWLRLCSNIESHDETDTEWSKNTQWSMYLEGNSEPKREDKCGIRPVNRAKLTNGSVTEFVEKMGYEFSHEYIIQGLEYFFFDTTVRIYQTLIPSQQRSIKPPFHPMNEEQPWILHVYTHVADASNQVAMAKAEANLTKVKTLLSAFCDLKNVRL; this is encoded by the exons ATGCAAGAACTGTATCTTTTAGGAGTAGTCCCCTCGAGGCGTTTTGAAGCAGTTGTAAAttctttatcaaaaacGTTGGATGGTCCGAAAACAATATTGGAGTTTTGGGTAGTTTACCGTCCTAAAG ATGTTCCTCCTAACTTGCCTAGACAGCCCGATTCTTGGTTGAGATTGTGCAGCAATATTGAGTCTCATGATGAGACTGATACTGAATGGTCTAAAAATACTCAATG GTCAATGTACTTAGAAGGGAACTCAGAACCGAAACGTGAAGATAAATGTGGTATCAGACCAGTAAACAGAGCGAAACTTACCAATGGTTCTGTAACTGAGTTTGTCGAAAAAATGGGTTATGA GTTTTCTCATGAGTACATTATTCAAGGacttgaatattttttctttgataCGACTGTACGTATATATCAAACATTGATCCCTTCGCAGCAGCGATCAATAAAACCACCGTTTCATCCTATGAACGAAGAACAGCCATGGATTTTACACGTCTATACACATGTTGCTGATGCAAGTAATCAAGTAGCGATGGCCAAAGCAGAAGCCAATTTAACAAAAGTCAAAACTCTCCTATCAGCATTTtgtgatttaaaaaacgtcagattgtaa
- a CDS encoding auxin family transmembrane transporter, with protein sequence MGFFSSLGQINVWSLLRPIIESDLEVIVIALGGYVLAKKGFLPRDAQKVISSLNVYFFTPCLVFEKVGNGLNLKMLIDLSLLPVFYVIISAASILISFLLAKLFRLTPRQRNFATACITFQNSNSLPLALVSSLATTVKDLLWDKIPDDTPDKVASRGIMYLLIFSQLGQALRWSYGYRILLSPNQPEDPLPIGNRSWSHSDVNEEEIQNLLASSANVDGVQNSVQANEGSTVQTDSSAISKNDNVQVETSNEEVGGFGAASSKISKFIVLLLDFFSPPLYSLFIALFIAVVPPLQRFFFEEGSFVEGSITSGIRMAGQVAVPMILVVLGASLATDISKTEPTQEVRKNNDTRVIIVCLLGRMVVVPLALLPAFSLLSYFSEISTVDDPVFVVVIFLLVGSPTAIQLTQICQLNGVFERECAKVLWWSYAVFTPPNSLLLAFASLLVVKWTK encoded by the exons ATGggattcttttcttctcttgGCCAAATTAATGTTTGGAGCCTTCTAAGGCCCATTATCGAAAGTGACTTGGAAGTTATTGTGATCGCTTTGGGTGGTTATGTATTAGCTAAAAAAGGCTTTCTTCCTAGAGATGCTCAGAAG GTAATATCCAGCCTGAACgtttatttctttactcCTTGTCtagtatttgaaaaagttggCAACGGtttgaatttgaagatgctGATTGatctttctcttttaccCGTGTTTTATGTTATCATCTCCGCAGC TTCTATTCTgatatcatttttacttGCAAAACTCTTCCGACTGACACCTCGCCAAAGGAATTTCGCCACTGCCTGCATAACGTTTCAAAAC TCAAATTCCTTACCTTTGGCCTTGGTATCTTCTTTAGCTACTACTGTAAAGGATTTGCTATGGGACAAAATTCCCGATGATACACCTGATAAGGTTGCTTCACGCGGTATTATGTATTTGCTTATTTTCTCTCAGTTAGGTCAAGCTCTTCGTTGGTCCTATGGTTATCGTATTCTCCTTTCTCCGAATCAACCGGAGGACCCTCTACCTATCGGTAACCGTTCTTGGTCACATAGCGATgttaatgaagaagaaattcaGAATTTGTTGGCTTCTAGTGCAAATGTAGATGGGGTTCAAAATTCTGTTCAGGCAAATGAGGGCTCAACTGTTCAAACTGATTCTTCTGCgatttccaaaaatgaCAACGTTCAAGTTGAAACCTCTAACGAAGAAGTTGGTGGGTTTGGAGCAGCCTCTTCGAAGATCTCGAAGTTTATTGTTTTACTGTTAGATTTCTTCAGCCCTCCTTTATACTCCTTATTTATCGCCTTATTTATTGCTGTTGTTCCTCCTCTGCAACGCTTTTTCTTCGAAGAAGGTTCGTTCGTTGAAGGTAGCATCACCAGTGGTATTCGAATGGCTGGTCAAGTTGCTGTTCCTATGATTTTGGTAGTTTTGGGAGCAAGTCTTGCTACTGATATTTCCAAAACTGAACCTACTCAAGAAGTCCGTAAAAATAACGATACTCGAGTAATTATTGTGTGTCTTCTTGGCCGTATGGTAGTTGTTCCTCTGGCATTATTACCCGCTTTCAGTTTACTCTCATACTTCAGTGAAATAAGTACTGTTGATGATCCTgtttttgttgttgttaTTTTCTTGCTTGTGGGAAGCCCAACCGCCATTCAATTAACACAAATCTGCCAACTGAATGGTGTATTTGAACGCGAGTGTGCCAAAGTTTTATGGTGGTCTTATGCCGTCTTTACTCCTCCTAATTCGTTGTTGCTAGCCTTTGCTAGTCTTTTAGTTGTGAAATGGACAAAATAA
- the mes1 gene encoding protein Mes1, with amino-acid sequence MVNTDNKENEPPNMEKAHMDSSNALYRVQRPLQRRPLQELSIELVKPSQTITVKKSKKSTNSSSYFAQLHAASGQNPPPSVHSSHKQPSKARSPNPLLSMR; translated from the exons atgGTAAACACCGACAACAAGGAAAATGAGCCTCCAAACATGGAGAAGGCCCATATGGATTCGTCCAATGCTCTTTATAGAGTTCAACGCCCTCTACAACGTCGTCCTCTACAAGAATTAAGCATTGAATTGGTGAAACCTTCACAAACTATTACGGTCAAAAAGTCTAAGAAG tCGACTAATTCTTCCTCTTATTTTGCCCAATTGCATGCCGCATCCGGGCAAAACCCCCCACCAAGCGTGCACTCTTCTCATAAGCAACCGTCTAAAGCTCGTAGTCCCAATCCATTGCTTTCAATGCGCTAG
- the pxa1 gene encoding PXA domain protein Pxa1 → MAKLSSLLNPIISKILEIYVYSWYSGISKDALFPSQCEQVGGSIVHELEKRLSRQDAMDLLFYEIPFLLIKHIENTEEAKLRFALPQGQILEIDTIYHSLHPHIALEKEENELVYCRLLVEDILKYLLPATNSKSEIECVILREALAVQIHKSIQVASSPETMYKFIIYLSKAILQPSRRPWKESITTAVRWVWHAFRILLITRGVPYFSTAWFQFYLKLFSQKDNVSSSDLTRWFFFYTLLYPWIALVSAFVAETMTLCCIVTIFYDKNVNRQWKQYILTSVSNMDKGNPSGGSQSTNVTTFRRFSQSSYPRRSNYRRRISTSSKSLYELSPSKFKSIPITSNPPPMLNLSKGSTSVEPTFCETNASVALSTVTSTPVFSTDSSPLSSRTRENLLSLIPSAVSSPTKANTNKSHQRSFSIPKATKDSQTPSENSAATLKQAAIDAYSQIPVIPFFLPSDKLIMLVESEYRNKHIFYSLLNSFTMVMFPELRHTK, encoded by the coding sequence ATGGCTAAACTGTCTAGCTTGCTAAATCCcattatttcaaaaattttagaaatataTGTCTACTCATGGTACTCAGGAATCAGCAAAGATGCTCTATTTCCTTCTCAATGCGAACAAGTTGGCGGATCAATCGTACATGAACTGGAAAAGCGATTATCACGCCAGGACGCAATGGACTTGctattttatgaaattcCATTTCTCCTCATAAAGCATATCGAAAATACTGAGGAAGCTAAGTTGAGATTCGCATTACCTCAGGGCCAAATTCTTGAAATAGACACGATCTATCATAGTCTCCATCCCCATATTGCTTTAGAGAAAGAGGAAAATGAACTCGTTTATTGCAGGTTATTGGTGGAAGACATATTGAAATACCTCCTTCCAGCTACTAACTCTAAAAGTGAAATTGAATGTGTGATTTTACGTGAGGCTTTAGCTGTCCAGATACATAAGTCTATTCAAGTAGCTTCTTCTCCAGAAACGATGtacaaatttattatatacCTCTCAAAGGCTATTTTGCAACCTTCTCGTCGTCCTTGGAAAGAATCTATAACGACTGCTGTTCGATGGGTTTGGCATGCATTTCGTATTCTTCTCATTACAAGAGGCGTTCCTTATTTTTCTACCGCTTGGTTTCAATTTTACCTTAAACTGTTTTCCCAAAAGGACAACGTCTCGTCTTCAGATTTGACTCGctggttttttttctatacaTTATTGTATCCATGGATTGCCTTAGTAAGTGCCTTTGTCGCTGAGACGATGACCCTGTGCTGCATTGTGACGATTTTTTATGATAAGAATGTTAATAGACAATGGAAACAATATATCCTTACCTCTGTTTCTAATATGGATAAAGGGAATCCGTCCGGTGGTTCGCAATCGACGAATGTAACCACATTCCGAAGGTTTAGCCAATCTTCGTATCCTAGAAGGTCCAACTACAGGCGTCGTATTTCTACTAGCTCAAAAAGTTTATACGAATTATCTCCTTCGAAGTTTAAGTCAATACCGATTACTTCAAATCCACCCCCTATGCTCAATTTGTCCAAAGGCTCGACATCTGTAGAGCCAACATTTTGCGAAACTAACGCATCCGTAGCATTATCAACGGTGACTTCAACTCCAGTCTTTTCCACTGATAGTAGCCCTTTAAGTAGTCGCACAAGGGAGAACttactttctttaattcCTTCAGCTGTCTCGTCACCCACTAAAGCAAATACCAATAAGTCACACCAAAGgtctttttcaattccaaAAGCAACGAAGGATTCTCAAACTCCGTCGGAAAATAGTGCTGCAACTTTAAAACAAGCTGCAATTGATGCGTATTCTCAAATTCCTGtcattcctttttttcttcccaGTGATAAATTGATAATGCTTGTAGAAAGTGAATATCGGAATAAgcacattttttattcactTTTAAATTCCTTTACCATGGTTATGTTTCCTGAATTACGACATACTAAGTGA
- the rps2202 gene encoding 40S ribosomal protein uS8, whose protein sequence is MVRQSVLADCLNNIVNAERRGRRQVLIRPSSKVIVKFLTVMQKHGYIDEFTEIDDHRSGKIVIQLNGRINKCGVISPRFNVKLKDIEKWVNQLLPSRQVGVIVLTTSRGIMSHNEARAKDAGGKILGFFY, encoded by the coding sequence ATGGTTCGTCAATCTGTTCTCGCTGATTGTTTAAACAATATCGTCAACGCCGAGCGCCGTGGACGTCGCCAAGTGCTCATCCGTCCTTCCTCTAAAGTTATCGTCAAGTTTTTAACTGTCATGCAAAAGCATGGCTACATTGACGAATTCACAGAAATTGATGACCATCGTTCTGGTAAAATCGTTATTCAGCTGAACGGCCGTATCAACAAATGTGGAGTTATTTCTCCTCGTTTTAACGTTAAGCTTAAGGATATTGAGAAATGGGTTAACCAACTTTTGCCCTCTCGTCAAGTTGGTGTGATTGTTTTAACCACCTCTCGCGGTATCATGTCCCATAATGAGGCTCGTGCTAAGGATGCTGGTGGAAAGATCCTTGGCTTCTTCtattaa
- the alg14 gene encoding UDP-GlcNAc transferase associated protein Alg14 yields MNTYVLTAIAVLASLIILLVGRNAIKSSKKKPFQKHLLVFFGSGGHTGEMLNLLNALDDKLYSVRSYVAGSDDTMSVSKASLLSNSLPSVKSKIFKVPRARYVKQSWLTTPFTAFWSLLGSISVIFWNPFGIPDVILCNGPGTCVFICLLGYLAKFLGKNVKIVYVESFARVKSLSLSGKILMPFVDRFLVQWPDLATKYKRAEYIGIVA; encoded by the exons ATGAATACATACGTTCTAACAGCAATTGCTGTACTAGCTAGTCTAATAATACTTCTTGTAGGAAGAAATGCAATTAAATcgtcaaaaaagaaacctTTTCAGAAGCATTTATTAGTCTTTTTTGGATCCGGCGGTCATACTGGTGAAATGTTGAACTTGCTAAATGCACTCGATGATAAATTATATTCCGTTCGGTCATATGTAGCAGGTTCGGATGATACAATGAGTGTGAGCAAAGCATCTCTTCTGAGTAATTCACTTCCTTCTGTTAagtcaaaaatttttaaagttccTCGTGCTCGTTATGTTAAACAGTCTTGGTTAACTACTCCTTTTACAGCTTTTTGGTCTCTTCTTGGGTCAATTAGTgtcattttttggaatccTTTTGGGATTCCAGATGTTATTCTTTGTAACGGTCCAGGAACATGCGTATTTATATGTCTCTTAGGATATTTGGCAAAG TTTTTAGGAAAAAATGTCAAAATTGTATACGTGGAATCGTTTGCAAGAGTAAAAAGCCTTTCTTTGAGTGGGAAAATTCTTATGCCCTTTGTAGACCGATTTTTGGTTCAATGGCCTGACCTTGCAACAAAATATAAGCGTGCAGAGTATATTGGAATTGTTGCATAG
- the mug116 gene encoding protein mug116 — MVSRVESVIVFALYKFLQRYFHSFHCFFLLCFTVMLCVVQQCSSAMTSFRCPTFSLSKYTCVLPASIPEMILFTFSSHTFQTPTKKGNKTKKKRKKEKKKETIVEKNKVLKSFALYKKINNYRSTRCVLVCQCKY; from the coding sequence ATGGTTAGTAGAGTTGAATCAGTAATTGTATTCGCATTGTATAAATTCTTACAGAGGTATTTTCATAgttttcattgtttttttcttttgtgtTTTACCGTGATGCTATGTGTTGTCCAACAATGCTCGTCAGCAATGACCAGTTTTCGTTGTCCAACATTTTCATTGTCCAAATACACCTGTGTCCTTCCTGCTTCCATCCCTGAGATGATTCTCTTTACATTTTCATCCCATACATTCCAAACTCCGACTAAGAAAggaaacaaaacaaaaaaaaaaagaaaaaaagaaaaaaaaaaagaaacgattgttgagaaaaacaaagtcctcaaaagttttgctctctacaaaaaaataaataattatcgTTCAACTCGATGTGTGTTGGTGTGCCaatgtaaatattaa
- the mug165 gene encoding protein mug165 yields MLEKGEHIEYPNTPPLHSPPESHTFSSQTDDSYFHKPSSTGLFATLVADTNSSVPSASRSPESIASSQSNDSAAIPSYRRKRRKVRKPEIVKPTLRKRGRKPKNISTLEHDKSKPVISSLIDEDANLSQIKARKSVLESRFSRLEEAFRDFYIKNLEKTEDLIRTDSHFVLNKELLSFRNDYEHRRKHYEKYSQCLNKQLDHFFSYKVTTVHKSYQRFATLLRRHLLDKTAKRYHDLCEKRPYKYITTDLLSPSLTCFASDILQTVPEYTSSQSSPVLLPATPSIVTNKQMMDDLTLCNV; encoded by the coding sequence ATGCTCGAAAAAGGCGAACATATTGAGTACCCAAATACTCCACCGCTTCATTCGCCTCCCGAGTCGCATACATTCTCATCTCAAACAGATGATTCGTATTTTCACAAACCATCTTCTACTGGTCTTTTCGCAACACTAGTTGCGGATACCAATTCCTCTGTACCGTCCGCCTCTCGCAGTCCTGAGTCGATAGCATCTTCACAATCCAACGATTCTGCTGCCATACCTTCATATCGTCGCAAACGTCGTAAAGTCCGTAAGCCCGAAATTGTAAAGCCCACATTACGCAAAAGAGGCCGGAAACCCAAGAATATATCTACGCTCGAACATGACAAGTCAAAGCCTGTCATTTCTTCCCTCATTGACGAAGACGCTAATCTTTCACAAATTAAGGCTAGAAAATCAGTTTTGGAATCTCGATTTTCTCGTCTTGAAGAAGCCTTTCGAGATTTCTACATCAAAAATCTTGAAAAGACCGAGGATCTTATCCGTACCGATTCCCATTTTGTGCTGAACAAAGAGCTCCTTTCTTTCAGAAATGATTATGAACATCGAAGGAAACACTACGAAAAGTATAGTCAGTGTCTTAACAAGCAATTAGAccatttcttttcttataAGGTAACTACTGTACACAAGTCATATCAGCGTTTTGCTACTCTTCTACGGCGGCATTTATTAGACAAAACCGCTAAACGCTATCATGATTTATGTGAGAAACGCCCTTATAAATACATAACTACAGATTTATTGTCACCAAGTTTAACATGTTTTGCTAGCGACATTCTTCAGACAGTGCCAGAGTATACTTCATCCCAATCTTCACCTGTTCTCCTCCCCGCTACTCCTAGTATTGTGACAAACAAGCAAATGATGGATGATCTGACTCTCTGTAATGTTTAA
- the mug86 gene encoding acetate transmembrane transporter: MSSNPSRSNSRSKNGDLESGLKFVDNDHDSKDIEARNRNHFYGFRAEPIYDQTERLANQVAELQEQQKRLFGPSGADFEPNIHRLRYINYGNPAPFGLSAFAFTTFLLSLFNVNAGHVKVSNMVTAPAAFYGGLAQLLASMWEMASGNTFGGAVFGSYGCFWLSYASIFIPWFNIQNSYDDPNDFNYAIGLYLICWFIFTFLVLLCTVRSTLAFFSLFMSLDVCFLLLACAFLRTSDGSPNVVLIRVGGAFGIFSACAAWYNAMAGLATIENSFFTVPRAIFPWSLEGLGPEEANRRRMMADDK; the protein is encoded by the coding sequence ATGTCTAGTAATCCCTCTCGTTCAAATTCTCGCAGCAAAAATGGCGATTTGGAGTCCGGTTTGAAATTCGTCGATAACGATCATGACTCTAAAGATATTGAAGCTCGCAACCGCAATCACTTTTACGGTTTTCGTGCCGAACCCATCTATGACCAAACCGAGCGTTTAGCCAACCAAGTCGCTGAATTGCAAgaacaacaaaaaagattgtTTGGTCCGTCTGGTGCTGATTTCGAGCCTAATATTCATCGTCTTCGTTATATCAATTATGGTAATCCTGCCCCTTTCGGCCTCAGTGCGTTTGCTTTCACTACGTTTCTACTTTCCCTTTTCAATGTCAATGCTGGTCATGTCAAGGTTTCCAATATGGTTACTGCTCCCGCTGCTTTTTACGGTGGTTTAGCTCAACTTCTCGCTTCAATGTGGGAAATGGCTTCGGGAAATACGTTTGGTGGTGCTGTTTTTGGTAGCTATGGCTGCTTTTGGTTAAGTTATGcttctatttttattcCCTGGTTTaacattcaaaattctTATGACGATCCTAATGACTTTAATTATGCTATCGGTCTTTACTTGATATGTTGGTTTATCTTTACCTTTTTGGTTTTGCTATGTACAGTTCGCTCCACCCTAGCATTCTTTTCTCTCTTCATGTCTCTGGACGTTTGCTTTTTGCTATTGGCATGCGCATTTTTAAGAACTTCTGACGGCTCTCCTAACGTTGTTCTCATTCGAGTTGGTGGTGCATTTGGTATCTTCTCTGCTTGTGCAGCATGGTACAATGCTATGGCAGGTTTGGCTACTATAGAGAACTCCTTCTTCACTGTTCCTCGTGCCATCTTCCCATGGAGTTTGGAAGGACTGGGTCCTGAAGAGGCTAACCGCAGACGTATGATGGCTGATGACAAGTAA